ATTCTTCCATTGGATCACATTCTTCAGCAGGAGCACCTTCTTCAGCAGGAGCACCTTCTTCAGCTGGAACAGATTCTTCAGCTGGAACAGATTCATCAGTTGGAACAGATTCTTTAGCTGGAATACAGTCCTCAGTGGCAACACATTCTGACATATCTAATGCCTTTCGGTCTCCAAAAATTTCCTTCAGGAGGTTGAATTTCTTCTCAACAAGCAGCAACTTGTCATCCAGTAACTTAATGGTGTCCTCATATCCTTCAAACTTAGGAATGCACTCTACTTCAAATTCCTTAACCATCTTCTCAAGCAATACACAGTTTagcctttcttcttcctcttgctTCAGGCGTTGCTTCTCCAATTCTGTGGTACTCAACACAAGACCTCCAGACCCAGTATCCTTGTAAATCGGTTCTTCAGGTAGTTGGCATTTTACTCTGTACTCAGCAAATGCCTTGTGCGTCTCCTTCAAAGCCTTTCTATAGCCCTCTAAGAGATTTCCCATCATATATAGTTCACGTTCAAGCCTATAAACTTCCAACTGGCTTTTCCGCTGCTCTTCCATCTTGGCCTTCTGCAATTGCTGAATGAAGTTATCACGCTGCTGCAACTCATCAAACAACACCTGTTGATGCATACTCATTTGCTGACATGACTGTTCCTTCTGCTCCATCATCATCCTAGCTTTTCCCATCATATGCTGCATCTCCTCCTCAAACATATCAAAGTCCGAGTAAGGCTTTGTATCCCAATGCCCATCACTTCTCATCCTTTTACTACCACCACCAAGTGAGTGATGAGGAATATCGCTCTCAAGATGGTCAATCACCCTCTTGCTCCCGCCAACATTACCAAAAAGTGAAGAACCACCAGGAATTGTCTCTGTATTAACCCTAGAAACAAGAAACTCCCCTGATGATACATTATCATGAATTTGGACCCCTGAACTGAAAGGAACTTGAGCTGCTCCCATTGCCTCTAGAAGATTCTCAGAGCTTACACCCTCCAAAATACTCCTTTTGGATGAAATATGAAAgccaacatcatcatcatcctcttcttcctcctcctcctccaactcctcctcctctacCTCCTCCCTTGCCTCCTCCTctgcctcctcttcttctccttcctcCCCTCCCTTTCCCTCTTCCTCTCCGTCCACCTCAACCTGCTGTTTCCTCTCTTCCTCACATTCCATTCCCCCAACTTGACTAAGACTACACGGCTGCAGAAAATGCCCATCCATGCTGATCTTTCTCCACTGACCCTGATCTTCTTCCTCCTTCCTCTGTTCAAAACCCATCACGTCCTCATCACCAACATTCTCCTTCCCCTCTCCCTCTTTCTCACCCTCTTCCTTCCCTGTATTATCCATCCCTCCAAGACTCAACTCAATATCATGTTCCTCTAACACAGAGGATTCACCTCTAAACTCATCAACCATCTTCACATCATCATCCATCTTCACAACCTCCTCCGTCTTCAAACCTTCCTCCATCTTCAaaccctcctcctcctcgcCTTCCTTAGCATCAATCTCTATTTTAACACTCTCCTCCTTCAACAACTCCTCTCTCTGGCATTTTATCAAACATTGCAAATGCGAGGCATAATAACAATTCCCTAAACTAGGCACTGCATTCAACTCTTTCTCCACCATATACCAAACCATTCCAGCCCAATCCAACTTCTCAAAGTTCCCttctttaatcaatttaatccaGTTCAATATATCTGGCGGCATCATCCAAGTATCCTCATGTAACAAAATCCAATTCGAAACCAACTCCTCTATAAACCCAATTGACTCCGCACTCTCCTTCACCTCAGATGCCCCATCTCCTACATTCCCTTTATCTTTCTTCACGGGCAACTTCAAAGCACGCCCTAAATCAGCCCGATTCACCATAATTTTAACCTCATTAACATAACTACCCCGCATCGCAGGGTTATAACCAGCAATCAATTGAGCAAGCAAATCAGCACGAAGAAGAGTATCAAATTGCAAGTGCACAAAATCCCACAAACCCAATTTTTTCAAAAGGGTTTCATGGGAAGCAAAGTCAAGGGCTTTGTTGGGCACAAAGGGGATTGGTTTTAGGGATTGGCTTAAAGTTTCAAgctttttttctaactttttaacCTGCACGCGTCGTTTTTTGCTAGCCTTTCTGCCTTTCCGGCCACCAACGCCACGACGGGAGGCAGCGGTGGTGGCGGGAGAAAAAGTCGAGAGGTCTTCAAAGTCGTCGTGGTTTTGGTTTGTTGGGTCATCTTCTTGTGGGTTAGGGTTTGGGATTTCTAGGGTAAGGGTTTTGGGAAATTGGGCATCATCATCAGGTAAAGTTTCTTGAATTTGATCTGGGTTAGGgatgttagggttttgagagagagagtttgAGTGTGGGTTTGGATCTCGAGGGAGAGAAGGAGACGAGGCCATGGGAGTGGAGT
This genomic interval from Populus nigra chromosome 11, ddPopNigr1.1, whole genome shotgun sequence contains the following:
- the LOC133668435 gene encoding uncharacterized protein LOC133668435, producing the protein MSQNEQFCITTHSTPMASSPSLPRDPNPHSNSLSQNPNIPNPDQIQETLPDDDAQFPKTLTLEIPNPNPQEDDPTNQNHDDFEDLSTFSPATTAASRRGVGGRKGRKASKKRRVQVKKLEKKLETLSQSLKPIPFVPNKALDFASHETLLKKLGLWDFVHLQFDTLLRADLLAQLIAGYNPAMRGSYVNEVKIMVNRADLGRALKLPVKKDKGNVGDGASEVKESAESIGFIEELVSNWILLHEDTWMMPPDILNWIKLIKEGNFEKLDWAGMVWYMVEKELNAVPSLGNCYYASHLQCLIKCQREELLKEESVKIEIDAKEGEEEEGLKMEEGLKTEEVVKMDDDVKMVDEFRGESSVLEEHDIELSLGGMDNTGKEEGEKEGEGKENVGDEDVMGFEQRKEEEDQGQWRKISMDGHFLQPCSLSQVGGMECEEERKQQVEVDGEEEGKGGEEGEEEEAEEEAREEVEEEELEEEEEEEDDDDVGFHISSKRSILEGVSSENLLEAMGAAQVPFSSGVQIHDNVSSGEFLVSRVNTETIPGGSSLFGNVGGSKRVIDHLESDIPHHSLGGGSKRMRSDGHWDTKPYSDFDMFEEEMQHMMGKARMMMEQKEQSCQQMSMHQQVLFDELQQRDNFIQQLQKAKMEEQRKSQLEVYRLERELYMMGNLLEGYRKALKETHKAFAEYRVKCQLPEEPIYKDTGSGGLVLSTTELEKQRLKQEEEERLNCVLLEKMVKEFEVECIPKFEGYEDTIKLLDDKLLLVEKKFNLLKEIFGDRKALDMSECVATEDCIPAKESVPTDESVPAEESVPAEEGAPAEEGAPAEECDPMEECAPAEECDPMEECVPMEECVPIEG